In the genome of Mycteria americana isolate JAX WOST 10 ecotype Jacksonville Zoo and Gardens chromosome 7, USCA_MyAme_1.0, whole genome shotgun sequence, one region contains:
- the AP1S3 gene encoding AP-1 complex subunit sigma-3: MRCAASKIVFHSSSSSQWTSIWTIHFILLFSRQGKLRLQKWYTTLPDKEKKKIIREIVQIVLSRNQKTSSFVDWKDLKLVYKRYASLYFCCAIEDQDNELLTLEVVHRYVELLDRYFGNVCELDIIFNFEKAYFILDEFIIGGEVQETSKRSAVKAIEDCDMLQETVEEYMNKPAF, encoded by the exons ATGCGCTGTGCAGCAAGCAAAATAGTCTTTCATTCATCCAGCTCCTCTCAGTGGACAAGTATATGGACA ATACACTTTATACTGCTGTTCAGTCGGCAGGGGAAATTAAGGCTTCAGAAATGGTATACAACGCTACctgataaagagaagaaaaagatcatTCGAGAAATTGTTCAGATTGTTTTGTCTCGCAATCAAAAAACAAGTAGTTTTGTTGACTGGAAAGACCTCAAGCTTGTTTACAAAAG GTATGCTAGTTTGTATTTCTGTTGTGCAATAGAAGACCAGGATAATGAGCTCCTGACACTAGAGGTCGTTCATCGATACGTAGAGCTTCTGGACAGATACTTCGGAAAC GTGTGCGAGCTGGATATtatctttaattttgaaaaagcttattttattctTGATGAGTTTATAATTGGTGGAGAAGTACAAGAAACTTCAAAGAGGTCTGCAGTGAAAGCCATAGAAGACTGTGACATGTTGCAGGAG acagtGGAAGAGTACATGAACAAGCCtgcattttaa